A single window of Planctomycetota bacterium DNA harbors:
- the ftsY gene encoding signal recognition particle-docking protein FtsY, with protein sequence MGWFDKLKDGLKKTTRLLNTDIRDLFKSEGRLVDDAFLEQLYATLIKTDVGVQATTAVVDDIRTAFRGRVVEMSDVLAHIKTKFKTLMSHLGAPVTMATSGPTVVLVAGVNGAGKTTSIAKLTQWFKSQGKSVVLGAGDTFRAGAIEQLTIWAGRLGADIVTAPANSDPASVAHRAVARALETGADVCIVDTAGRLQTQKNLMAELEKIRRVISKQIADAPHEALLVLDATTGQNGISQAKHFTEAVQCTGIVLAKVDGTAKGGVVVAIAQQMGLPVKFIGVGEKADDLAVFDPGEFIDAMFADASADETK encoded by the coding sequence CGGAAGGCCGGCTGGTCGACGACGCCTTCCTCGAGCAACTTTACGCCACGCTCATCAAGACCGATGTCGGCGTCCAGGCCACGACCGCGGTCGTCGATGACATTCGCACGGCCTTCCGCGGGCGCGTCGTCGAGATGTCCGACGTGCTGGCGCATATCAAGACAAAGTTCAAGACGCTGATGTCCCACTTGGGCGCGCCGGTCACCATGGCCACGAGCGGGCCGACCGTCGTGCTAGTGGCGGGGGTGAACGGGGCGGGCAAAACAACATCCATCGCCAAGCTGACCCAGTGGTTCAAGTCGCAAGGCAAATCGGTGGTGCTCGGCGCCGGCGACACGTTTCGCGCCGGCGCGATCGAGCAGTTGACGATCTGGGCTGGGCGATTGGGGGCCGACATCGTGACCGCGCCAGCCAACAGCGACCCCGCCAGCGTGGCCCATCGGGCCGTGGCTCGCGCGCTCGAAACCGGCGCCGACGTGTGCATTGTCGATACGGCCGGACGTTTGCAAACGCAAAAGAATCTGATGGCCGAGTTGGAGAAGATTCGCCGCGTGATCAGCAAGCAGATCGCCGACGCGCCGCACGAGGCGCTGCTGGTTCTTGACGCCACGACCGGCCAGAACGGCATCAGCCAGGCCAAGCACTTCACCGAGGCGGTGCAATGCACCGGCATCGTGCTGGCCAAGGTCGACGGCACCGCCAAGGGGGGAGTCGTCGTGGCGATCGCCCAGCAGATGGGATTGCCCGTCAAGTTCATCGGCGTCGGTGAAAAGGCCGACGATCTGGCGGTCTTCGACCCGGGCGAGTTCATTGACGCGATGTTCGCCGACGCCTCGGCGGACGAGACGAAGTAA